A region from the Lysobacter sp. BMK333-48F3 genome encodes:
- a CDS encoding helix-turn-helix transcriptional regulator has protein sequence MPDPHSRDLARRDASASAQAWLSAAQADAGDGPAVIAVVGDASGPRATAPHRHARGQLLGARRGLLTVGSERGRWLVPPSDAVWMPPQAEHCLRSHGPGFAGWSLYVAADACAGLPAQPCALRVSGLLREVVARLGDGAEATPARARLGAVALDEIAAAGGRDGRLGLPMPDDPRLLRLAQALVEHPGDPRSAAEWAAWAHLSERSLRRRFAAETGYSLLQWRQRAGLMAALERLAAGVAVTTVAFDLGYASASAFGAMFRRHLGASPGAYLGAAGLGPAGTGAEPGAP, from the coding sequence TTGCCCGATCCTCACTCGCGCGACCTGGCCCGGCGCGACGCTTCCGCGTCCGCCCAGGCCTGGCTGAGCGCTGCGCAGGCCGACGCCGGCGACGGCCCGGCGGTGATCGCCGTGGTCGGCGATGCCTCCGGCCCGCGCGCGACCGCGCCGCACCGCCACGCCCGCGGCCAGTTGCTCGGCGCCCGGCGCGGCCTGCTGACCGTCGGCAGCGAGCGCGGCCGCTGGCTGGTGCCGCCCTCGGACGCGGTGTGGATGCCGCCGCAGGCCGAACATTGCTTGCGTTCGCACGGCCCCGGTTTCGCCGGCTGGAGCCTGTATGTGGCCGCGGACGCCTGCGCCGGACTGCCGGCGCAGCCCTGCGCGCTGCGCGTGTCCGGGCTGCTGCGCGAGGTCGTCGCCCGGCTCGGCGATGGCGCCGAGGCCACGCCGGCGCGGGCCCGGCTGGGTGCGGTGGCGCTGGACGAGATCGCCGCCGCGGGCGGCCGCGACGGCCGCCTCGGCCTGCCGATGCCCGACGACCCGCGCCTGCTCCGGCTCGCCCAGGCCCTGGTCGAACACCCGGGCGACCCGCGCAGCGCGGCCGAATGGGCGGCCTGGGCGCACCTGTCCGAGCGCAGCCTGCGCCGCCGCTTCGCCGCCGAGACCGGCTACAGCCTGCTGCAATGGCGCCAGCGCGCCGGGCTAATGGCCGCATTGGAACGGCTGGCCGCCGGCGTCGCGGTGACCACCGTGGCCTTCGACCTGGGCTATGCCAGCGCCAGCGCCTTCGGTGCGATGTTCCGTCGCCATCTCGGCGCGAGTCCCGGCGCCTATCTCGGCGCGGCCGGGCTGGGCCCGGCCGGGACCGGGGCGGAGCCGGGCGCGCCCTAG
- a CDS encoding co-chaperone GroES — protein sequence MNLKPLYDRVVVKPIEADEISAGGIIIPDAAKEKSTKGEVVAVGEGKALDNGSVRAPKLKVGDKVIYGQYAGSTYKQDGVEFKILKEDDVLAIVG from the coding sequence ATGAATCTCAAGCCGCTTTACGACCGCGTTGTGGTCAAGCCGATCGAAGCCGACGAAATCTCGGCCGGCGGCATCATCATCCCCGACGCCGCCAAGGAAAAGTCGACCAAGGGCGAAGTCGTCGCGGTCGGCGAAGGCAAGGCTCTGGACAACGGCAGCGTGCGCGCGCCGAAGCTCAAGGTCGGCGACAAGGTCATCTACGGCCAGTACGCCGGCAGCACCTACAAGCAGGACGGCGTCGAATTCAAGATCCTCAAGGAAGACGACGTCCTCGCGATCGTCGGCTGA
- the groL gene encoding chaperonin GroEL (60 kDa chaperone family; promotes refolding of misfolded polypeptides especially under stressful conditions; forms two stacked rings of heptamers to form a barrel-shaped 14mer; ends can be capped by GroES; misfolded proteins enter the barrel where they are refolded when GroES binds), whose protein sequence is MAAKEIRFGEDARAKMVRGVNVLANAVKATLGPKGRNVVLEKSFGAPTITKDGVSVAKEIELADKFENMGAQMVKEVASKTSDNAGDGTTTATVLAQALIREGMKAVAAGMNPMDLKRGIDKAVTEAVGELKKLSKPSSTSKEIAQVGTISANSDANIGDLIAQAMDKVGKEGVITVEDGSGLENELDVVEGMQFDRGYLSPYFINNQQSMSAELDDPFILLHDKKISNVRDLLPVLEGVAKAGKPLLIVAEEVEGEALATLVVNTIRGIVKVCAVKAPGFGDRRKAMLEDMAVLTGGTVISEEVGLQLEKATIKDLGRAKKIQVSKENTTIIDGAGESSGIEARIKQIKAQIEETSSDYDREKLQERVAKLAGGVAVIKVGAATEVEMKEKKARVEDALHATRAAVEEGIVPGGGVALLRAKAAIAGLKGANEDQNHGIQIALRAMEAPLREIVTNAGDEPSVILNKVIEGSGAYGYNAATGEYVDMIEAGILDPTKVTRTALQNAASIAGLMITTEAMVAELPKKDEPAMPGAGGMGGMGGMDF, encoded by the coding sequence ATGGCTGCTAAAGAAATTCGTTTCGGTGAAGACGCTCGCGCCAAGATGGTGCGCGGCGTGAACGTGCTCGCCAACGCCGTCAAGGCCACCCTCGGTCCGAAGGGCCGCAACGTCGTGCTCGAGAAGAGCTTCGGCGCGCCGACGATCACCAAGGACGGCGTGTCCGTCGCCAAGGAGATCGAACTGGCCGACAAGTTCGAGAACATGGGCGCGCAGATGGTCAAGGAAGTCGCTTCCAAGACCTCCGACAACGCCGGCGACGGCACCACCACCGCGACCGTGCTGGCCCAGGCGCTGATCCGCGAAGGCATGAAGGCGGTCGCCGCCGGCATGAACCCGATGGACCTCAAGCGCGGCATCGACAAGGCCGTGACCGAAGCCGTCGGCGAGCTGAAGAAGCTGTCCAAGCCGTCCTCGACCTCGAAGGAAATCGCCCAGGTCGGCACCATCTCGGCCAACTCCGACGCCAACATCGGCGACCTGATCGCCCAGGCGATGGACAAGGTCGGCAAGGAAGGCGTGATCACCGTCGAAGACGGCTCGGGCCTGGAAAACGAACTCGACGTCGTCGAGGGCATGCAGTTCGACCGCGGCTACCTGTCGCCGTACTTCATCAACAACCAGCAGTCGATGTCGGCCGAGCTGGACGACCCGTTCATCCTGCTGCACGACAAGAAGATCTCCAACGTCCGCGACCTGCTGCCGGTGCTGGAAGGCGTGGCCAAGGCCGGTAAGCCGCTGCTGATCGTCGCCGAGGAAGTCGAAGGCGAAGCGCTGGCGACCCTGGTGGTCAACACCATCCGCGGCATCGTCAAGGTCTGCGCGGTCAAGGCTCCGGGCTTCGGCGACCGCCGCAAGGCGATGCTGGAAGACATGGCCGTCCTCACCGGCGGCACCGTGATCTCCGAAGAAGTCGGCCTGCAGCTGGAAAAGGCCACGATCAAGGATCTGGGCCGGGCCAAGAAGATCCAGGTCTCGAAGGAAAACACCACCATCATCGACGGCGCGGGCGAAAGCTCGGGCATCGAAGCGCGCATCAAGCAGATCAAGGCGCAGATCGAAGAGACCTCTTCGGACTACGACCGCGAGAAGCTGCAGGAGCGCGTGGCCAAGCTGGCCGGCGGCGTTGCGGTGATCAAGGTCGGCGCCGCGACCGAAGTCGAGATGAAGGAAAAGAAGGCCCGCGTCGAAGACGCGCTGCACGCCACCCGCGCTGCCGTGGAAGAAGGCATCGTCCCGGGCGGCGGCGTCGCGCTGCTGCGCGCCAAGGCCGCGATCGCCGGCCTGAAGGGCGCCAACGAAGACCAGAACCACGGCATCCAGATCGCCCTGCGCGCGATGGAAGCGCCGCTGCGCGAGATCGTGACCAACGCCGGCGACGAGCCGTCGGTCATCCTCAACAAGGTCATCGAAGGTTCGGGCGCCTACGGCTACAACGCCGCCACCGGCGAGTACGTCGACATGATCGAAGCCGGCATCCTGGATCCGACCAAGGTCACCCGCACCGCGCTGCAGAACGCCGCGTCGATCGCCGGTCTGATGATCACCACCGAAGCGATGGTCGCCGAACTGCCGAAGAAGGACGAGCCGGCGATGCCGGGCGCCGGCGGCATGGGCGGCATGGGCGGCATGGATTTCTGA
- a CDS encoding type IV secretion system protein, with the protein MDLPFEEFSRWLAPQTQSGVVDYAFYKLINNYFTEEINAFGFALMRRMMSWVASVAFTLATLYFLVMGYRVATGQSREPMMGLVVNGMKVALVLGVATTMSFGSLDLYRMLTTGLDQEIHQAVSGNPGQTAAEAVDENLAYMQIAMNAIDAVRIVDGDDETREQKSRALLMAGFGTASVPMTVGALMLMYKFGIAFFVGLAPLFILCLMFDQTRDLFRKWLMSGIATFFSMAALSMMSAMALKLTGKVAVAFWVSKAIGGIRGLEAEGMSSLAIQQGGLGLILTVALVTVPPMVGMFFHGALGNFMQFSAFGGQGGGGQGASSSATSGMPGYTNGGGHSNRPSADPGSQRRESVGDMSGHGARYTLGESIDRSNGNEIKKR; encoded by the coding sequence ATGGACCTGCCGTTCGAAGAATTCTCCCGCTGGCTGGCGCCGCAGACCCAGTCCGGCGTCGTCGACTACGCGTTCTACAAACTGATCAACAACTACTTCACCGAGGAGATCAACGCCTTCGGCTTCGCCCTGATGCGGCGCATGATGAGCTGGGTCGCCAGCGTCGCCTTCACCCTGGCCACGCTGTACTTCCTGGTCATGGGCTACCGCGTCGCCACCGGGCAGTCGCGCGAGCCGATGATGGGACTGGTCGTGAACGGCATGAAGGTCGCGCTGGTCCTCGGCGTGGCCACCACGATGAGCTTCGGCAGCCTCGACCTGTACCGCATGCTGACCACCGGCCTGGACCAGGAGATCCACCAGGCCGTCAGCGGCAACCCTGGCCAGACCGCGGCCGAGGCGGTGGACGAGAACCTGGCCTACATGCAGATCGCGATGAACGCGATCGATGCGGTGCGGATCGTCGACGGCGACGACGAGACCCGCGAGCAGAAATCGCGCGCCCTGCTGATGGCCGGCTTCGGCACCGCCAGCGTGCCGATGACAGTCGGCGCGCTGATGCTGATGTACAAGTTCGGCATCGCCTTCTTCGTCGGCCTGGCGCCGCTGTTCATTCTGTGCCTGATGTTCGACCAGACCCGCGACCTGTTCCGCAAATGGCTGATGTCGGGCATCGCCACCTTCTTCTCGATGGCGGCGCTGAGCATGATGTCGGCCATGGCGCTGAAACTGACCGGCAAGGTCGCGGTCGCGTTCTGGGTCTCCAAGGCCATCGGCGGCATCCGCGGCCTGGAAGCCGAGGGCATGTCCTCGCTGGCGATCCAGCAGGGCGGCTTGGGCCTGATCCTCACCGTCGCCCTGGTCACCGTGCCGCCGATGGTGGGGATGTTCTTCCATGGGGCGCTGGGGAACTTCATGCAGTTCTCGGCGTTTGGGGGGCAGGGTGGGGGTGGTCAAGGCGCGAGCAGTAGCGCTACATCCGGCATGCCGGGTTACACAAACGGCGGCGGTCATTCAAATCGTCCCAGCGCCGATCCAGGATCCCAGCGCCGCGAGAGCGTGGGCGATATGTCCGGCCATGGCGCGCGTTACACACTGGGTGAATCGATCGATCGGTCCAACGGAAACGAGATCAAAAAGAGATGA
- a CDS encoding DUF4189 domain-containing protein: MKLNVLISLTTIALCVGQVRAEGGCPAGMIPAQGTNISSCMPISSSGEEAAPSLGPRWAPSWGATAQDPESGVMGAVADKPNKRSAKQGAVADCLSRGGVKCKVQGVYSNQCIVTVQGGGFENDVYAESIERATQQGMDACRKKGRSNCRVYYQACSLPIKIR; this comes from the coding sequence ATGAAACTAAACGTCCTGATATCGCTCACCACAATTGCGCTATGCGTGGGTCAGGTCCGTGCTGAAGGAGGCTGCCCGGCCGGCATGATTCCGGCCCAAGGAACGAATATTTCCTCGTGCATGCCCATATCCAGTAGCGGGGAAGAAGCTGCGCCATCGTTGGGGCCGCGCTGGGCGCCCAGTTGGGGAGCGACGGCGCAAGATCCAGAGAGTGGCGTCATGGGAGCTGTAGCCGATAAGCCGAACAAGCGCAGCGCCAAGCAGGGGGCGGTTGCGGACTGTCTTTCCAGAGGCGGTGTCAAGTGCAAAGTACAGGGCGTGTACAGCAATCAATGCATCGTGACCGTGCAGGGCGGTGGATTCGAGAACGATGTATATGCCGAATCGATCGAGCGCGCGACTCAGCAGGGAATGGATGCCTGCCGGAAGAAAGGCCGTAGTAATTGCCGGGTGTATTACCAAGCTTGCAGCTTGCCGATCAAGATTCGCTAG
- a CDS encoding DUF4189 domain-containing protein → MKWRVRALVLSGLAIPAFTFAEGGCPTGMTPYQGSNVASCGPIPVSGDTWAAEPQWADRWGAIAGDAGRGVAGAAVERPRKHDAEKDAIAACRARGGVRCVIEVTYANQCVVTIRWATGTQHVRAVSIDSATESGLALCRQRGDRGCRVRYQACSFPARIR, encoded by the coding sequence ATGAAATGGAGAGTCAGGGCGTTGGTGCTATCCGGACTGGCGATTCCCGCTTTCACCTTCGCCGAAGGCGGCTGCCCCACCGGCATGACTCCCTATCAAGGATCGAACGTCGCCTCATGCGGCCCGATCCCGGTATCGGGCGATACCTGGGCGGCCGAGCCGCAGTGGGCGGATCGCTGGGGGGCGATTGCCGGCGATGCAGGCCGCGGCGTCGCTGGGGCAGCGGTAGAGCGACCCCGCAAGCACGACGCCGAGAAGGACGCCATCGCAGCATGCCGGGCGCGTGGCGGCGTCCGTTGCGTCATCGAAGTCACCTACGCCAACCAATGCGTCGTGACGATCCGATGGGCAACCGGAACCCAACACGTCAGGGCGGTTTCGATCGATAGCGCCACTGAATCGGGGCTTGCGCTCTGCCGCCAACGCGGCGATCGAGGGTGCCGTGTTCGCTACCAGGCCTGCAGTTTCCCGGCCCGCATTCGTTGA